From the genome of Bordetella sp. H567, one region includes:
- a CDS encoding carboxymuconolactone decarboxylase family protein: MDLTERQRNLKDAFVRLRGAWGPEWESILRLDPGFFEAYLNLAAVPWQKNHLEDKVKEFIHIAADAAATHLYRPGIRTHIEAAIRHGATREELMEVLELTSTIGIHAANVGVPLLLEVLREEGLRGGPAPLDARREALKQDFRKHRGYWHETFEGLLELDPEFFQAYLDFSAVPWRTGVLAPKVKELIYCAFDASATHLYLPGLKLHMRNAIGYGATPHEIMEMLEIVSTLGIHGAAVAVPILEEAWAARGA; this comes from the coding sequence ATGGATCTGACCGAACGGCAGCGGAATCTGAAGGACGCCTTCGTGCGTCTGCGCGGCGCCTGGGGCCCGGAATGGGAAAGCATCCTGCGTCTGGACCCGGGCTTCTTCGAGGCCTACCTGAACCTGGCGGCAGTGCCCTGGCAGAAGAACCACCTGGAAGACAAGGTCAAGGAGTTCATCCATATCGCCGCCGATGCGGCGGCCACGCATCTTTACCGGCCGGGGATCCGGACGCATATCGAGGCCGCCATCCGCCACGGCGCCACGCGCGAGGAACTGATGGAGGTCCTGGAGCTGACGAGCACCATCGGCATCCACGCCGCCAATGTGGGCGTGCCGCTCCTGCTGGAGGTCCTCCGGGAAGAGGGCCTGCGGGGCGGTCCGGCGCCGCTGGACGCCCGGCGGGAGGCATTGAAGCAGGACTTCCGCAAGCACCGCGGCTATTGGCACGAAACCTTCGAAGGGCTGCTGGAGCTGGATCCGGAGTTCTTCCAGGCCTATCTGGATTTTTCGGCCGTGCCATGGCGCACCGGCGTGCTGGCCCCGAAGGTCAAGGAACTCATCTACTGCGCCTTCGACGCTTCGGCCACGCACCTGTACCTGCCGGGGCTGAAGCTGCACATGCGCAACGCCATCGGCTATGGCGCCACGCCGCACGAAATCATGGAGATGCTGGAGATCGTCAGCACCCTGGG